The following coding sequences are from one Merismopedia glauca CCAP 1448/3 window:
- a CDS encoding thioredoxin family protein, translating to MERAVIKFSSEECGICHKMAFYDQKVAEELGLKFIDVKMQDTATYRKYRQILLSQYPDKSQMGWPTYIICDRPEGEFQVLGEVKGGHPKGEFRTKLQAVLDAVVAS from the coding sequence ATGGAACGGGCTGTAATTAAATTTTCTTCAGAAGAATGCGGAATTTGTCACAAAATGGCTTTTTATGACCAAAAAGTTGCTGAAGAATTGGGATTAAAGTTCATTGATGTAAAAATGCAAGATACCGCAACTTATCGGAAATATCGTCAAATTTTGCTGAGTCAATATCCCGATAAATCACAAATGGGATGGCCAACTTATATTATTTGCGATCGCCCAGAAGGTGAATTTCAAGTACTAGGTGAAGTCAAAGGCGGTCATCCCAAAGGTGAATTTAGAACTAAGTTACAAGCAGTTTTGGATGCAGTTGTTGCTAGCTAA
- a CDS encoding tetratricopeptide repeat protein → MIQNSDESEPYNRPHQAREVEEFGADKKQEAEAEWLDLEASEDDDIALVSGLFRQISQETPTSHNIPETPEFIYHPEISYTEKPELQTENLSKTQLPKPQKAYLIGIGLAIALAITSLLSLVLVRLEPNNTPVTRVPSPTTKSNPSRSENFQNLDTPQLTRIASQKFTQGDITGGIAALEVLLDRNALSETKQALAAISLGQMDTAEISFLRGRLIWQSLNGKSNATEIQKAREFWQNSVKKQPNSVLYRNALGFAYYAENKFNEAIDIWFEAIALGEQSQLEILAKPAKKQVLNNYAGIALALWRVADTQPPVRKQELEQESMKLGSKVLIEAPTDFQPENLSQDWMWSKTAIEDWRSFLKEKSRQSIK, encoded by the coding sequence TTGATACAAAATAGTGACGAAAGTGAGCCTTACAATCGACCTCATCAAGCGAGAGAGGTGGAAGAATTTGGTGCTGATAAAAAGCAAGAAGCAGAAGCTGAATGGCTAGATCTAGAGGCATCTGAAGATGATGATATAGCTTTAGTATCAGGTTTGTTTCGCCAAATCTCTCAAGAAACTCCAACAAGTCATAATATTCCTGAAACTCCAGAATTTATTTATCATCCAGAAATCAGTTATACCGAGAAACCAGAACTTCAAACTGAAAACTTATCCAAAACTCAGCTACCGAAACCACAGAAAGCCTATTTAATAGGGATAGGATTAGCGATCGCCCTGGCTATAACTAGTTTACTCAGTTTGGTTTTGGTGCGACTTGAACCAAATAATACTCCCGTCACCAGAGTACCTTCACCAACTACCAAATCGAACCCTTCCAGAAGTGAAAACTTCCAAAACCTAGATACTCCTCAACTGACCCGCATCGCCTCTCAAAAGTTCACTCAAGGAGACATAACTGGTGGTATAGCAGCCTTAGAAGTTCTCTTAGATCGCAACGCCCTCAGCGAAACTAAACAAGCCCTAGCCGCCATTTCCTTGGGACAAATGGATACAGCAGAAATCAGCTTTTTGCGAGGGAGACTGATTTGGCAATCTTTAAATGGAAAAAGTAACGCCACTGAGATCCAAAAAGCTAGAGAATTTTGGCAAAATTCCGTCAAAAAGCAGCCTAATTCCGTTTTATATCGTAATGCACTAGGTTTTGCTTACTACGCCGAGAATAAATTTAATGAAGCTATCGATATTTGGTTTGAGGCGATCGCTTTGGGAGAACAATCTCAATTAGAAATTCTAGCCAAACCTGCCAAAAAACAAGTTTTGAATAACTATGCTGGTATAGCTTTAGCCTTGTGGCGTGTCGCAGATACTCAACCACCAGTCCGCAAGCAAGAATTAGAGCAAGAATCCATGAAACTAGGTAGCAAAGTGCTAATAGAAGCACCAACAGATTTTCAGCCAGAAAACCTCTCTCAAGACTGGATGTGGTCAAAAACAGCAATTGAGGACTGGCGCTCTTTTTTAAAAGAAAAGTCTCGTCAATCCATTAAATAG
- the lpxD gene encoding UDP-3-O-(3-hydroxymyristoyl)glucosamine N-acyltransferase, whose product MKFSELVQKIGAKATKNSLELNPDSDMEIVGIAPIDDAKSGTISYIEGKKYASYVDKTGASALILPEDSGLQDKATARGIAWMAAPETRLVFAEAIALFYQPFLPQPQIHSTAVIDSTATIGKDCYIGAHVAIEAAVKIGDRVSIYPNVVIYPEVQIGNDTILHANCTIHERSQIGSNCVIHSGAVIGAEGFGFVPTPTGWFKMEQSGYTILENGVEVGCNSTVDRPAVGETRIKQDTKLDNLVHIGHGCTIGSNTAIAAQVGLAGGVKVGNNVLLAGQVGISNQAEIGDGAIATAKAGIHSNVAAGTMVTGIPAIPHKLFLKATAVYNRLPEMYQSLKELQKRSSP is encoded by the coding sequence ATGAAATTTAGCGAATTAGTTCAAAAGATTGGTGCTAAAGCTACTAAAAATAGTTTGGAGTTGAACCCAGATTCCGATATGGAAATTGTGGGAATTGCACCGATAGATGATGCTAAGTCTGGAACTATTAGCTATATAGAAGGAAAAAAATATGCTAGTTATGTGGATAAAACAGGTGCTAGCGCTTTGATTTTGCCAGAAGATTCAGGATTGCAGGATAAGGCTACTGCTAGAGGTATTGCTTGGATGGCAGCACCAGAAACCAGATTAGTTTTTGCAGAAGCGATCGCCCTATTCTACCAACCTTTCTTGCCTCAACCCCAAATCCATTCCACTGCTGTCATTGACTCAACCGCTACGATTGGCAAAGATTGCTATATTGGCGCTCATGTAGCGATCGAAGCAGCGGTTAAAATCGGCGATCGCGTTTCAATCTACCCTAATGTTGTCATTTATCCAGAGGTGCAGATTGGGAACGATACGATCCTTCATGCCAATTGTACTATCCACGAACGCAGTCAAATCGGCTCTAATTGCGTGATTCATAGTGGTGCTGTCATCGGTGCGGAAGGCTTTGGATTTGTCCCTACTCCCACGGGTTGGTTCAAGATGGAGCAATCGGGCTATACAATCTTAGAAAATGGGGTAGAAGTCGGTTGTAATAGCACCGTTGACCGTCCAGCCGTCGGAGAAACCAGAATTAAACAGGATACCAAGCTGGATAATTTAGTACATATCGGTCATGGTTGCACGATTGGCTCAAATACGGCAATAGCTGCTCAAGTTGGCTTAGCTGGAGGGGTCAAAGTAGGGAATAATGTCTTATTAGCAGGACAGGTGGGGATTTCTAACCAAGCAGAAATTGGAGATGGTGCGATCGCCACTGCTAAAGCTGGAATTCACAGCAATGTCGCCGCCGGAACTATGGTAACCGGAATTCCCGCCATTCCGCACAAATTATTCCTGAAAGCTACGGCTGTCTACAACAGACTCCCAGAAATGTACCAAAGCTTGAAAGAATTGCAAAAGCGATCGTCTCCATAA
- a CDS encoding NAD(P)/FAD-dependent oxidoreductase has protein sequence MSIRVVIIGGGAAGFFAAITCGENYPDARVILLEAGREPLSKVKISGGGRCNVTHGCFDPSLLVQHYPRGGKALRGAFSRFQAKDTVAWFESQGVELKTEADGRMFPTTDSSETIVQCLLDAAEIAGVKVRTGIMVTEIAFEAGKWLVKGKSGQIWECDRLLLATGNSPSGWKWAKYCGHQVIPPVPSLFTFQISDPRLQDLPGVSVTNVKVRLPLGGKNKLEQSGPLLITHWGISGPAILKLSAWGARELHDVNYKTSLIINWLPQYKLEPLREMLLLVKSQLPRRHIISSCPVPIPSRLWERLVIASEIQPDTRWAELPNKQLDRLLHQLLQGEYQIQGKGVFKDEFVTCGGVDLKEVDFKTMESKIHPGLYFAGEILDIDGVTGGFNFQSAWTTGYLAGQAMGKTIQIS, from the coding sequence ACCTGCGGGGAAAATTATCCTGATGCTAGAGTAATTTTGTTGGAAGCAGGTAGGGAACCTCTGAGTAAGGTTAAAATCTCTGGTGGTGGACGCTGTAATGTCACGCACGGCTGCTTCGATCCCTCCTTGCTAGTCCAACATTATCCTAGGGGTGGGAAGGCTTTACGGGGTGCTTTTAGCCGCTTCCAGGCTAAAGATACCGTGGCTTGGTTTGAGTCTCAGGGAGTAGAATTAAAAACTGAAGCTGATGGGAGAATGTTTCCGACTACGGATAGTTCAGAAACTATTGTGCAGTGCTTGTTAGATGCAGCCGAAATCGCTGGGGTAAAGGTACGCACCGGAATCATGGTGACGGAGATTGCTTTTGAAGCTGGGAAATGGCTAGTTAAAGGAAAAAGCGGACAAATTTGGGAATGCGATCGCCTCCTCCTTGCCACAGGTAATAGTCCGTCTGGGTGGAAATGGGCGAAATATTGCGGACATCAAGTAATTCCTCCAGTTCCTTCTCTATTTACTTTCCAAATCTCAGATCCTAGACTCCAAGATTTACCTGGTGTTAGCGTCACTAATGTTAAAGTTCGTTTGCCTTTAGGTGGTAAAAATAAATTAGAGCAGAGTGGTCCATTATTAATTACTCATTGGGGTATTAGTGGTCCTGCAATTTTAAAGTTATCAGCTTGGGGTGCTAGGGAATTACATGATGTTAATTATAAAACTAGTTTAATTATTAATTGGTTACCCCAATACAAATTAGAGCCTTTGCGAGAGATGTTATTATTAGTTAAATCTCAACTTCCTAGAAGGCATATTATTAGTAGTTGTCCGGTTCCTATTCCTAGTAGATTATGGGAAAGGTTAGTTATAGCTTCAGAAATTCAACCCGATACTCGTTGGGCGGAACTACCTAATAAACAGTTGGATCGACTATTACATCAATTGCTCCAAGGAGAATATCAAATCCAGGGTAAAGGAGTTTTTAAAGACGAATTTGTGACTTGTGGAGGCGTAGATTTAAAAGAAGTTGATTTTAAAACTATGGAAAGCAAAATTCACCCAGGACTATACTTTGCGGGAGAGATTTTAGATATTGATGGCGTGACAGGTGGGTTTAATTTTCAAAGTGCTTGGACTACTGGTTACTTAGCTGGTCAAGCAATGGGGAAAACGATACAAATAAGCTGA